One region of Coleofasciculus sp. FACHB-T130 genomic DNA includes:
- a CDS encoding NblA/ycf18 family protein — MERPIELSLEQEFSLISFADQVQHMSREQAQQFLVQLHKQMIIRDNIYQNLLKHQWGLDSILGSV, encoded by the coding sequence ATGGAACGCCCCATTGAATTGTCTTTAGAGCAAGAATTTAGCCTAATTTCTTTTGCAGATCAAGTGCAGCATATGTCTCGCGAGCAAGCTCAACAATTTTTGGTTCAGCTACATAAGCAAATGATAATTCGAGACAATATCTATCAGAACTTGCTGAAGCATCAATGGGGTCTGGATTCAATTCTGGGATCTGTGTAA
- a CDS encoding WGxxGxxG-CTERM domain-containing protein codes for MKPSNLSKVLFASTFALTVAALPLTLPSVAQTGGGAGGSASGTGTGAGGATSGTTGAGGATAGTTGAGGATSGTTGIGGGTAGTTGAGGATSGTTGIGGGTAGTTGAGGGGTVGTTGAGGATSGTTGIGGGTAGTTGIGGGTAGTTGIGGGTAGTTGIGGGTAGTTGAGGATSGTTGIGGGTAGTTGAGGATSGTTGIGGGTAGTTGAGGATSGTTGAGATSGTTGAGGTTSGTSTAPYGTVTTPGGATGTTAAPDATTTTPGGTTSDTTTVPGSTTPNGATTDTTSYQGVQSARGDRNSSWGWLGLLGLIGLANLFRKQNHETARQR; via the coding sequence ATGAAACCTTCTAATTTGTCCAAAGTTCTTTTTGCAAGTACCTTTGCCCTCACTGTAGCGGCTCTACCCTTAACTCTGCCTTCTGTTGCCCAAACAGGCGGTGGTGCTGGTGGTTCAGCTTCCGGTACTGGTACGGGTGCAGGTGGCGCAACTTCTGGTACGACGGGTGCAGGCGGTGCAACTGCCGGTACCACAGGCGCAGGGGGTGCAACTTCTGGTACTACTGGCATCGGTGGCGGAACTGCCGGTACTACAGGCGCAGGCGGTGCAACTTCTGGTACTACTGGCATCGGTGGCGGAACTGCTGGTACTACAGGTGCAGGCGGTGGCGGAACTGTCGGGACAACGGGCGCGGGTGGCGCAACTTCTGGTACCACTGGCATCGGTGGCGGAACTGCTGGTACTACTGGCATCGGTGGCGGAACTGCTGGTACTACTGGCATCGGTGGCGGAACTGCTGGTACTACTGGCATCGGTGGCGGAACTGCCGGGACAACGGGCGCGGGTGGAGCAACTTCCGGTACTACTGGCATCGGTGGCGGAACTGCCGGTACTACAGGCGCAGGCGGTGCAACTTCTGGTACCACTGGCATCGGTGGCGGAACTGCCGGTACCACAGGAGCAGGTGGCGCAACTTCTGGTACCACGGGTGCAGGTGCTACTTCCGGGACAACGGGTGCAGGTGGCACTACTTCAGGGACTTCTACTGCTCCTTACGGCACCGTCACAACGCCTGGGGGTGCAACAGGGACTACCGCTGCTCCTGACGCCACGACTACGACGCCTGGAGGCACTACTTCGGACACAACTACGGTTCCCGGTAGCACAACTCCCAACGGCGCTACTACAGACACCACTTCTTACCAAGGAGTTCAGTCTGCAAGAGGCGATCGCAATTCCAGTTGGGGCTGGTTAGGCTTGCTGGGTCTAATCGGTCTAGCTAATCTGTTCCGTAAGCAGAACCATGAAACTGCACGTCAGCGTTAA